Proteins co-encoded in one Bacillus infantis NRRL B-14911 genomic window:
- the tlp gene encoding small acid-soluble spore protein Tlp: MAHNRPNPDDRSDNVEKLQSMIVHTIENMQEAEASMEFANEEDKKRIEAKNERRRDSLDAFRSEVKDEYRAQQENGLE; this comes from the coding sequence ATGGCACATAACAGGCCAAATCCCGATGACAGAAGCGATAACGTTGAGAAGCTGCAATCAATGATCGTCCATACAATTGAGAATATGCAGGAAGCAGAGGCTTCTATGGAGTTCGCAAACGAAGAAGACAAAAAGCGCATCGAAGCTAAGAACGAGCGCCGCCGGGACAGCCTGGATGCTTTCCGGTCAGAGGTAAAGGACGAATATCGGGCGCAGCAGGAAAACGGATTAGAATAG
- a CDS encoding AAA family ATPase, which yields MNQRKQHASPISARIAEWEKEYSENGYISNEGRLLSLLKEIDTDEDSGSVSAILTLAALSRLGRNKDDSLAAAWMDKALELDPQNGQARRFMAQRDWKKHRELLDMLVFPSIRETDNRTAKRKIAEQYISICRSFLDASEEEKERLSGKREVSEELTDQKFQDIYASLISLLELAADETALLLKAAEEYEESISGVFHTATHVNDMKKHIDRIAGLKEEWHALFQTEEEVTEEISALESLNSMIGMEKVKSRVNDFYKFLKYQKKRKQLGFQIKDEMSLHMILTGNPGTGKTTLARLLAKIYHELGVLPREEVVEADRSQLVGAYVGQTEENVRSAVERALGGVLFIDEAYSLKREGQTGNDYGQTAIDTLVSMMTGSEYGGKFAVILAGYPEEMRQFLDANPGLRSRFPQSNQLHLPDYTEEELVEIADRIAKDNDYILTDEAKSELKGRLEKEKVDDTFGNARTAKNIVLDAIFEKGAQSEATDHLLPYTLLEKDDFILHQDDGTRSNPEKQLEMLVGLGNIKEEVESLISFVKMQQYRRGQNLPSVPVQLHSVFTGNPGTGKTTVAKIYAELLHKCGMLKRGHLIVAGRSDLVAGYVGQTAIKTKKIIREALGGVLFIDEAYALLSESPGDFGKEAIDTLVDEMTKHNENLVVVLAGYSNEMERLLQSNPGLKSRFKKFFHFKDYNTEELIQIIKNYAAQYKYDLTDGAIAYLDEALPGIKAGGNGRLAANLADESIQFQAFRLMEGDESQLKENASLLEKADFEKAVKKITKGNKDADINERN from the coding sequence ATGAACCAAAGGAAACAACATGCTTCCCCAATCTCCGCCCGTATTGCGGAATGGGAAAAAGAGTACAGCGAGAACGGATATATATCCAATGAAGGCAGATTGTTAAGCCTGCTGAAGGAAATAGACACTGATGAAGATTCTGGATCTGTTTCTGCAATCCTTACACTTGCCGCTCTTTCAAGGCTTGGCAGGAATAAAGATGACAGCCTTGCCGCTGCCTGGATGGACAAAGCTTTAGAGCTGGATCCGCAAAATGGACAGGCCCGGAGATTTATGGCCCAGAGGGATTGGAAGAAGCATCGTGAGCTTCTTGACATGCTCGTATTTCCCTCTATCAGGGAAACCGACAACCGGACAGCAAAGCGGAAAATTGCTGAGCAGTATATCAGTATCTGCCGCAGCTTTCTCGATGCATCTGAAGAAGAGAAGGAAAGATTATCAGGCAAAAGGGAAGTGTCAGAGGAACTGACAGACCAGAAGTTCCAAGATATATACGCCAGCCTGATCAGCCTGCTCGAATTGGCTGCTGATGAAACAGCTTTGCTGCTCAAGGCTGCTGAAGAGTATGAAGAATCGATTTCGGGGGTTTTCCATACAGCAACCCATGTTAACGACATGAAAAAGCATATAGACAGAATTGCCGGTCTGAAAGAAGAGTGGCATGCATTATTCCAGACTGAAGAAGAAGTGACTGAAGAAATCAGTGCACTTGAAAGCCTTAATAGTATGATCGGCATGGAAAAAGTAAAAAGCCGGGTGAATGATTTCTATAAATTCCTGAAGTACCAGAAGAAAAGAAAGCAGCTGGGCTTCCAAATCAAAGATGAAATGAGCCTCCATATGATCCTGACGGGCAACCCTGGAACAGGAAAAACGACACTCGCAAGGCTGCTTGCAAAAATTTATCATGAACTTGGCGTCCTGCCGCGGGAAGAAGTGGTAGAAGCAGACCGCTCACAGCTTGTAGGCGCATATGTCGGCCAGACAGAGGAAAATGTCCGCTCTGCTGTTGAGAGGGCTCTCGGCGGCGTGCTTTTCATCGACGAAGCATACAGCCTGAAGCGGGAAGGCCAGACAGGGAATGATTATGGCCAGACAGCGATTGATACTTTGGTCTCGATGATGACCGGGTCAGAGTATGGCGGCAAGTTTGCAGTGATCCTGGCAGGGTATCCGGAAGAAATGCGGCAGTTCCTTGATGCCAATCCCGGGCTCAGAAGCCGCTTCCCTCAATCCAACCAGCTTCATCTTCCGGATTATACAGAAGAAGAGCTGGTGGAAATCGCTGACAGAATAGCAAAGGATAATGATTATATCCTTACTGATGAAGCAAAATCAGAGCTTAAAGGCAGACTTGAGAAGGAAAAGGTGGATGACACTTTCGGAAATGCACGGACAGCCAAAAATATCGTCCTCGACGCCATTTTTGAAAAAGGGGCGCAATCCGAAGCTACTGACCATCTGCTTCCTTATACACTGCTTGAAAAGGATGACTTCATACTTCACCAGGATGATGGCACAAGAAGTAATCCTGAGAAACAGCTGGAAATGCTTGTCGGCCTAGGAAATATTAAAGAAGAAGTAGAATCGCTGATATCGTTTGTAAAAATGCAGCAGTACCGCCGGGGACAAAATCTCCCGTCAGTGCCTGTACAGCTTCATTCCGTCTTTACCGGCAATCCCGGAACAGGTAAAACGACAGTGGCGAAGATTTATGCAGAGCTGCTTCATAAATGCGGGATGCTGAAAAGAGGGCATCTCATCGTTGCCGGCCGTTCCGACCTTGTTGCAGGCTATGTAGGACAAACAGCGATCAAGACAAAGAAGATCATCAGGGAAGCATTGGGCGGCGTACTTTTTATAGACGAAGCGTATGCCCTCTTAAGCGAATCGCCTGGTGACTTTGGGAAAGAAGCAATCGACACTCTGGTTGATGAAATGACAAAGCATAATGAAAACCTGGTTGTCGTACTTGCCGGTTATTCCAATGAAATGGAAAGGCTGCTGCAGAGCAACCCGGGGCTGAAATCCCGCTTTAAGAAGTTCTTTCATTTTAAAGACTATAATACAGAAGAACTTATCCAGATCATCAAGAACTACGCTGCTCAATACAAGTATGATTTGACGGATGGAGCTATCGCTTATCTGGATGAAGCATTGCCTGGCATAAAAGCTGGAGGCAACGGGCGCCTGGCAGCCAATCTGGCTGATGAATCCATTCAGTTCCAGGCCTTCAGGCTCATGGAGGGTGACGAAAGCCAATTGAAGGAGAATGCGTCCCTTCTTGAGAAAGCGGATTTTGAAAAGGCGGTAAAGAAAATCACAAAGGGGAATAAAGATGCTGATATCAACGAAAGAAATTGA
- a CDS encoding acyl-CoA thioesterase: MLISTKEIEVRYAETDQMGVVYHANYLVWMELGRTRLIEELGFNYAELEKDGIISPVIDIAASYKKPVRYGEKAVIRTWIEEYDGFRVTYGYEILTEGGELSVEGISKHVCVKKENFRPISIKRKYPDWHEAYEKAKKAPEAAE; this comes from the coding sequence ATGCTGATATCAACGAAAGAAATTGAAGTCCGATATGCGGAAACCGATCAAATGGGCGTGGTGTACCATGCCAATTATCTGGTCTGGATGGAGCTTGGACGCACCAGGCTGATTGAGGAGCTGGGCTTCAATTATGCAGAGCTTGAAAAAGACGGAATCATTTCTCCTGTTATTGATATTGCCGCTTCCTATAAAAAGCCTGTCAGATATGGTGAAAAAGCAGTCATCAGGACTTGGATCGAAGAGTATGATGGATTCCGTGTCACATACGGATATGAAATATTGACAGAGGGGGGAGAATTGTCTGTAGAAGGCATTTCCAAGCATGTTTGTGTGAAAAAAGAAAACTTCCGCCCCATTTCAATCAAACGGAAATATCCTGACTGGCACGAAGCTTATGAAAAAGCGAAAAAAGCACCTGAAGCTGCTGAGTAG
- a CDS encoding HesB/YadR/YfhF family protein: protein MNIHINDDAAQWYKDELSLEKGDHLRFFARYGGCSTVQQGFSLGVANEEPVNTGAVTEKGGITFFIEEKDLWFFNDQDLYVEMNHKANEPVFKYEE, encoded by the coding sequence ATGAACATACATATAAATGACGATGCCGCACAATGGTACAAAGATGAACTTTCACTGGAAAAAGGTGACCACCTCCGTTTTTTTGCCCGCTATGGCGGATGCAGCACCGTTCAGCAGGGTTTCTCTCTCGGAGTTGCCAATGAAGAGCCTGTCAATACAGGTGCAGTAACGGAAAAAGGCGGCATTACATTCTTTATTGAAGAAAAAGATCTTTGGTTTTTTAATGATCAAGATCTGTATGTAGAAATGAATCACAAGGCAAATGAGCCCGTATTCAAATATGAAGAGTAA
- a CDS encoding two-component system sensor histidine kinase NtrB yields the protein MIPVNSLSQESFPFPYFILSRDLYIISASGNQQQHCQKHISELLADGQNAQELQAFLIGSNAEYVDFHFIEGWFRIYRADGADNETIHIFCFPIEPLAAEIEQVLAEFEEKAAVFSKALKKKKEKLIQTAEQVQEMAVAYEFQANLGKLAAGIAHEIRNPLTTVKGFLQLLKPQLREIGKEEYASIALGEISRANEIIGSFLNANKPSENKMKKVHINQIVKEIVMLYESEAVLRGSLLLFEPSPNDPTMAAVPGELKQVLSNLFKNAMEAMTIQSMAGSVQAKVECCSKHAVITIQDNGCGMSEETLQRIYEPFYTTKETGTGIGMSVCKKIVEELGGSIDISSRPGEGTAVKVILPIEAEEAEKLAEPEIIPERRN from the coding sequence GTGATACCCGTAAACTCTTTATCTCAAGAATCGTTTCCTTTTCCCTATTTTATTTTATCCCGGGATTTATACATCATCTCGGCCTCAGGTAACCAGCAGCAACATTGCCAAAAGCATATTTCCGAACTTCTTGCCGACGGCCAGAATGCGCAGGAGCTTCAGGCATTCCTTATTGGAAGTAATGCAGAATATGTTGATTTTCATTTTATAGAAGGCTGGTTCCGCATTTACCGGGCTGATGGAGCTGACAACGAAACCATCCATATATTCTGCTTCCCGATTGAACCATTGGCTGCGGAAATTGAGCAAGTACTGGCAGAATTCGAGGAAAAAGCGGCTGTTTTTTCCAAAGCATTGAAGAAAAAAAAGGAAAAGCTTATACAGACTGCAGAACAGGTACAGGAAATGGCAGTCGCTTATGAATTTCAGGCTAATCTTGGAAAGCTGGCGGCTGGCATCGCTCACGAAATCCGGAATCCGCTCACGACGGTCAAAGGCTTCCTTCAGCTGCTCAAGCCGCAGCTCAGGGAAATCGGAAAAGAGGAATATGCCAGTATTGCTTTAGGGGAGATCAGCCGGGCAAACGAAATTATCGGCAGTTTTCTGAATGCCAATAAACCTTCCGAGAACAAAATGAAAAAAGTGCATATCAATCAGATTGTCAAAGAGATTGTCATGCTTTACGAAAGCGAAGCCGTTTTAAGGGGAAGCCTGCTTTTATTCGAACCTTCACCCAATGATCCAACAATGGCAGCTGTTCCCGGTGAGCTCAAGCAGGTGCTCTCCAACCTGTTCAAAAATGCAATGGAAGCAATGACCATACAAAGCATGGCAGGCTCTGTACAGGCAAAGGTAGAATGCTGCAGCAAGCATGCTGTCATTACCATACAGGATAATGGCTGCGGCATGTCTGAAGAAACACTGCAAAGAATTTATGAGCCGTTTTATACGACTAAAGAAACCGGCACAGGCATTGGCATGTCAGTCTGCAAGAAAATAGTCGAGGAATTGGGCGGCAGCATTGATATATCAAGCAGGCCGGGAGAAGGAACGGCTGTGAAGGTTATTCTCCCCATTGAAGCTGAGGAGGCAGAGAAACTGGCAGAGCCGGAAATAATCCCTGAGAGAAGGAATTAA
- the plsY gene encoding glycerol-3-phosphate 1-O-acyltransferase PlsY produces MTAGIIIVLAYLLGSIPSGLWIGKAFYGTDIRQHGSGNLGGTNTFRTLGVKAGIIVTTADILKGTLAALLPYFLGSDFNWLVAGIFAVIGHMYPIFAGFRGGKAVATSGGVLLACAPLMFAVIVAIFFLSLYITKYVSLSSMLAAVAAVVYSLFVGEWDPLLTVVVSILAFFVIYRHRANIKRIKDKTEPKISWL; encoded by the coding sequence ATGACAGCAGGCATTATCATTGTACTGGCTTATTTGCTCGGATCGATTCCTTCCGGGCTCTGGATCGGAAAGGCATTTTACGGGACAGATATCCGCCAGCATGGCAGCGGCAATCTTGGCGGAACAAATACATTCAGGACGCTTGGCGTCAAGGCAGGCATCATTGTTACCACTGCGGATATTTTAAAAGGGACCCTGGCAGCTCTCCTTCCCTATTTCCTGGGCTCGGATTTTAATTGGCTTGTAGCAGGCATATTTGCTGTAATAGGCCATATGTATCCTATTTTTGCCGGATTCAGAGGCGGAAAGGCAGTGGCAACATCCGGAGGAGTGCTGCTTGCATGTGCACCGCTTATGTTTGCAGTAATCGTGGCCATCTTTTTCCTCAGCTTATACATAACCAAATATGTATCCCTTTCATCTATGCTGGCTGCCGTGGCAGCTGTGGTTTATTCCCTTTTCGTAGGTGAATGGGATCCGCTGCTCACTGTAGTTGTATCCATCCTTGCCTTCTTTGTCATCTACAGGCACAGGGCCAATATTAAACGAATAAAAGATAAAACAGAGCCAAAGATCTCCTGGCTTTAG
- a CDS encoding type B 50S ribosomal protein L31: MRQNIHPEYRQVVFMDVNSGYKFLSGSTKKTNETIEWEDGNTYPLLKVEVSSDTHPFYTGKQKFADKGGRVDRFMKKYNMENKEK; this comes from the coding sequence ATGAGACAGAATATTCATCCGGAATACAGGCAGGTAGTATTTATGGACGTGAACAGCGGCTATAAATTTTTAAGCGGCTCTACGAAGAAGACGAATGAAACGATAGAATGGGAAGACGGCAACACTTATCCGCTGTTGAAGGTGGAGGTAAGCTCTGACACTCATCCGTTTTATACCGGCAAACAGAAATTTGCCGATAAAGGCGGCCGTGTAGACCGTTTTATGAAAAAATACAATATGGAAAACAAAGAAAAATAA
- a CDS encoding DinB family protein — translation MEHLIFKHMETVKLITESSLKRIPENAADFIPEGFNNSIRWNFGHIVYIQEKIAFLLLNEKSGLPASYEELFSAGTSPRSWEQEPPSLKEIADALADQKERILQFMPGRLEEILPEPFTNKAGITFHTAGEAFLFSFYHEALHMEAIKKIYQIYRKEQV, via the coding sequence ATGGAACATCTCATTTTCAAACATATGGAGACGGTGAAGCTAATTACAGAAAGTTCGCTCAAGCGCATACCGGAAAATGCAGCTGATTTTATTCCAGAAGGCTTCAATAACAGCATCCGCTGGAACTTCGGCCATATCGTCTATATTCAGGAAAAAATTGCATTCTTACTGCTTAACGAAAAATCAGGACTGCCGGCTTCTTATGAAGAGCTTTTTAGCGCGGGAACCAGCCCCCGTTCTTGGGAGCAGGAGCCTCCGAGCCTGAAGGAGATTGCCGATGCCTTAGCAGACCAAAAGGAAAGAATTCTTCAATTTATGCCTGGCCGTCTGGAAGAAATACTGCCAGAACCTTTTACTAATAAGGCCGGCATCACGTTCCATACAGCAGGGGAAGCCTTTCTCTTCAGCTTTTACCATGAAGCTCTCCATATGGAAGCAATTAAAAAGATTTACCAGATCTATAGGAAAGAACAAGTCTGA
- a CDS encoding DUF3243 domain-containing protein, with translation MEHTNGSAETNSKVENKLENMGSEKKDEILSSFEGFKDYLGGKVSLGKKMGLNEEQLANAAQKVGDYLAKKEEPRNREEKLLQELWKSGNEEEQHALSHLLVKLVG, from the coding sequence ATGGAACATACTAACGGTTCAGCAGAAACAAACAGCAAAGTAGAAAACAAACTGGAAAACATGGGCTCTGAGAAAAAAGACGAAATTCTATCAAGCTTTGAAGGCTTCAAGGATTATTTAGGCGGCAAGGTCTCACTCGGCAAGAAAATGGGGCTGAATGAAGAGCAGCTGGCAAATGCTGCGCAAAAGGTAGGCGACTACCTGGCGAAGAAGGAAGAGCCTCGCAACAGGGAGGAAAAGCTGCTTCAGGAGCTGTGGAAGTCCGGCAACGAAGAAGAGCAGCATGCCCTTTCCCATCTGCTGGTTAAGCTGGTAGGCTAA
- a CDS encoding phospholipase D family protein: MGPLKEKKIWVPAVVLLLIIYSVTVIYHTNKKLPEGLSYEGKVHQVDDLQLLTDLSYEDKKGKRQHEQEIFERMQEAIEEAEEYIVMDMFLYSGYYDKEEKFPPLSQNITDRLIMKKKQNPEMPIIVITDKINTTYGSHRAPELEELKKNGIEVVMTKLEPLRDSNPLYSGFWRMFLQWFGQDGKGWLPNPLANTAPDVTARSYLDLLNIKANHRKVFVSEKTAIVSSGNPHDASGYHSNIAFEGSGSFIGDLLQTEQAVIDYSGYDIQLPKYQQQDAKEDGPVSLQVLTEGKILKHILQEIDESRKGDIIWLGMFYLADRDVIGGLEEAADRGVQINLVFDPNQNAFGSEKTGLPNIPVASELEKLGKENISIRWYNTDEEQYHPKLMFIQKKTDSVLIGGSANFTKRNLDDLNLETDMKIAAPNDTPVMKDADAYFKRIWENEDGIYTLDYATQEELPVFRYIVYSLQKMLGFTTY; encoded by the coding sequence ATGGGGCCGCTAAAAGAGAAAAAAATATGGGTTCCGGCTGTGGTGCTGCTTTTGATCATATACAGCGTTACAGTCATTTACCATACAAATAAAAAACTGCCTGAAGGGTTGTCTTATGAAGGGAAAGTCCATCAGGTTGATGATTTGCAGCTGCTGACGGATTTATCATACGAAGACAAGAAAGGAAAGAGGCAGCATGAACAGGAGATTTTTGAAAGGATGCAGGAGGCTATTGAAGAAGCAGAGGAATATATCGTTATGGATATGTTCCTGTACAGCGGCTATTACGACAAAGAGGAAAAGTTTCCTCCGCTGAGCCAGAATATAACCGACAGACTGATCATGAAGAAGAAGCAAAATCCCGAAATGCCAATAATCGTCATTACAGATAAAATCAATACTACATATGGGTCCCATAGAGCACCTGAGCTGGAGGAGCTGAAAAAGAACGGCATAGAGGTGGTTATGACGAAGTTAGAGCCGCTGCGCGATTCCAACCCGCTCTATTCAGGTTTCTGGCGGATGTTTTTGCAGTGGTTTGGACAGGACGGCAAAGGCTGGCTGCCCAATCCGCTTGCCAATACTGCACCTGATGTAACAGCGCGGTCATATCTTGATCTGCTGAACATCAAGGCTAATCACCGCAAAGTCTTCGTGTCCGAGAAGACTGCCATCGTTTCCTCGGGAAACCCCCATGATGCAAGCGGCTATCATTCAAATATTGCTTTTGAAGGAAGCGGCAGCTTCATAGGGGACTTACTTCAAACAGAACAGGCTGTCATTGATTATTCCGGCTATGATATTCAGCTGCCAAAGTACCAGCAGCAGGATGCAAAGGAAGACGGACCTGTCAGCCTTCAGGTCTTGACAGAAGGGAAGATTCTCAAACATATCCTTCAAGAAATAGATGAAAGCCGGAAAGGAGATATCATATGGCTTGGCATGTTCTATCTTGCCGACCGGGATGTTATTGGAGGCCTGGAGGAAGCGGCAGACCGCGGAGTGCAGATCAATCTCGTATTCGACCCGAATCAGAATGCATTTGGCTCGGAAAAGACAGGTCTTCCGAATATTCCGGTTGCTTCTGAGCTTGAAAAACTCGGTAAAGAAAATATCTCCATCCGCTGGTACAATACAGATGAGGAGCAGTACCATCCGAAGCTGATGTTCATCCAAAAGAAAACTGACAGTGTGTTGATTGGCGGTTCAGCCAATTTTACAAAAAGGAATCTGGATGATTTGAATCTCGAAACAGATATGAAGATAGCAGCCCCCAATGACACGCCTGTCATGAAGGATGCTGATGCCTATTTCAAAAGGATATGGGAGAATGAAGATGGCATCTATACGCTCGACTATGCTACCCAGGAAGAGCTTCCTGTGTTCAGATATATCGTTTACAGCCTTCAAAAGATGCTTGGTTTTACCACTTATTAG
- a CDS encoding glycosyl hydrolase family 18 protein — MANIQLNRKPAKKRSLAARVVLVLLAVISGIIFWLYPFASPVKEDYFSGENPIIFEGKQDGNAWTDNGNVYLPLSLLQEKLDDSIVFDERSQSIILTTKNKVVQMPTDALSYYVNSKPVELQLPAAMNKSGGLYISIEEIRRYYPLAYTVLEDTGAIWIQKDGETVQKAIIRDQDISKERLRLRTEPDLQSPYTADAEANEELYIEETKGEYYFARKSDGRAGYIKKEYVIKGEQTEVSVKVEEYKPELKKIDGPIHLTWEAVYSENPDHAALPSMPGVNVVSPTWFELAGEDGSVKNLGSGDYVKWAHGRGYQVWGLFSNAFDAELTHQTFKDFETRQKIIRSLLHYSQIYKLDGINLDIENVNQEDGPLVTQFVREATPYFHQAGLTVSMDITFISSSGNWSAFYERDKLAGIVDYLAVMAYDEHWATSPVAGSVASLPWVESNLQALLEVVPKEKLILGVPLYARLWEEKDEGGISSEALSMEQVKEWLTETGAVPVYDEASGQNYAEYYSVKDKATYKIWLEDEMSLRKRAEIADRHGLAGVGSWSRYFADQSAWLALSPGTGQAAKK, encoded by the coding sequence ATGGCCAATATTCAACTTAATAGAAAGCCGGCAAAGAAAAGGAGCCTCGCTGCAAGAGTTGTTCTCGTGCTGCTGGCTGTTATTTCCGGCATCATATTTTGGCTTTACCCCTTTGCATCACCAGTTAAAGAAGATTATTTCTCAGGGGAGAACCCGATCATTTTCGAAGGAAAACAGGATGGAAATGCCTGGACTGATAACGGAAATGTCTATCTGCCGCTGTCATTACTCCAGGAAAAGCTGGATGATTCCATCGTATTTGATGAGCGCTCTCAATCTATTATCCTGACTACCAAAAATAAAGTCGTCCAAATGCCGACGGATGCCTTGTCTTATTATGTAAACAGCAAGCCGGTCGAACTGCAGCTGCCTGCAGCAATGAATAAGTCAGGCGGCCTGTATATTTCAATCGAAGAAATCAGGCGTTATTATCCTCTTGCTTATACAGTGCTCGAGGACACAGGTGCAATTTGGATACAAAAGGACGGCGAGACGGTGCAGAAGGCAATCATCCGAGATCAGGACATCAGCAAGGAAAGGCTGCGGTTAAGGACAGAACCTGATCTTCAATCACCGTATACAGCTGATGCCGAGGCGAATGAGGAGCTGTATATTGAAGAGACAAAAGGAGAATACTATTTTGCAAGAAAAAGTGACGGAAGAGCAGGATATATAAAAAAAGAGTATGTTATAAAAGGTGAACAAACAGAAGTGTCTGTAAAAGTAGAGGAATACAAACCTGAATTGAAGAAAATCGACGGCCCGATCCATCTGACATGGGAAGCGGTTTATTCGGAAAATCCCGATCATGCTGCCCTTCCCTCTATGCCAGGCGTCAATGTTGTTTCCCCCACGTGGTTCGAGCTTGCAGGTGAGGATGGATCTGTAAAAAATCTGGGCTCAGGAGATTATGTGAAATGGGCTCATGGCCGCGGCTATCAGGTCTGGGGCCTGTTTTCCAATGCTTTTGACGCGGAATTGACCCATCAGACATTCAAGGATTTTGAAACAAGGCAAAAAATCATCCGCTCGCTTCTGCACTACAGCCAAATTTATAAGCTGGACGGCATCAATCTTGATATTGAAAATGTAAACCAGGAAGATGGACCGCTGGTGACCCAGTTTGTCCGGGAAGCGACGCCTTATTTTCATCAGGCAGGACTGACGGTTTCAATGGATATCACCTTCATCTCTTCAAGCGGAAACTGGTCAGCCTTCTACGAAAGAGATAAGCTGGCAGGGATAGTCGATTATTTGGCGGTAATGGCGTACGATGAGCACTGGGCTACTTCTCCGGTTGCCGGAAGTGTTGCAAGCCTTCCTTGGGTGGAAAGCAATCTTCAGGCATTGCTTGAAGTGGTGCCGAAAGAAAAGCTTATACTGGGCGTTCCACTCTATGCCAGGCTGTGGGAGGAAAAAGATGAAGGGGGCATCTCCTCGGAGGCACTGTCTATGGAGCAAGTGAAAGAGTGGCTTACTGAAACGGGAGCCGTACCGGTATATGATGAAGCATCAGGGCAAAACTATGCAGAATATTATTCCGTCAAAGATAAGGCAACCTATAAAATCTGGCTTGAGGA